The Vibrio penaeicida DNA window TACGGTCGATGGTGAAAGCAAAGACATGGTGCAAAATTGGTGGAAGGATAATGTCGGCAACGAAGATGAAAAAGCCTACACCAAACGCATCATTGAAGAGTTCGCCAAAGACGATGGCCCAGATTTGATGATCGTGGTGGATAAACTTCTAACTGGCTTTGATGAACCAAAGAACACCGTGCTGTACATCGATAAGCCGCTGAAACAACATAACCTTATCCAAGCCATCGCTCGTGTGAACCGTCTGCATCAGAAGAAAGAGTTTGGTTACCTCATCGATTACCGTGGCATCTTAAAAGAGCTCGATGCCACCATTGCGGACTACCAAGACTTGGCCGAGCGTACCCAAGGTGGTTTTGATATCGATGACCTTAAAGGCTTGTACAGCCGCATGGACACCGAATATAAGAAGCTGCCAGGTCTTTATAGTGAACTGTGGGCAATTTTCGCTGAAGTGCCAAATAAACAAGATGGCCCTGCTCTGCGTCAGGTTCTTGCACCAAAGATTGACACTATCGATGGTCAGCTCACTGATACCAATCAGAAGAAGCGTGAAGACTTCTACGCGACGTTAACGGCTTTCTCCAACTGCCTAAAAGTGGCTCTGCAATCCGCCACCTACTTCGAAGATAAAAGCTTCGACGATAAACGCGAACTCTACAAAAAAACACTTAAGTCTATGGCTGAACTGCGCAAGCAGGTACGTGAAGATGCCGAAGAAACCATTGATTACGATGAGTATGCTGAGAGTATTCGCACCATGTTAGACAAGCACATCGGTGGCGTTGAGATCCAAGAGTCTAAAGGCGCGTATCTGGTCGGCAGTATGGGTAAAGATGTTAAGCCAGAGCAACTGAGTGATGATGAGGCGCGTAACAAAAAGGATGCGATTACAGGTCGTGTGACTAAGATGATTGAGCAAGACCTTGCTGATGACCCATACGCCCAAGAATACTTCTCAAAGCTACTTAAGCAAGCGATTCAGCAAGCAAAAGAGATGTTTGATGCGCCTGTTAAGCAATACCTCCTATTTGCTGATTTCGAAGAACAAGTGAAAGAGCGCAAAGTCGAGGGGTTACCAACCGATCGTTTCGCAGAGCTAGATCCAAAAATTAAGCGTCATGTACAAGCTTACTTTGGACTGTTCTTAAAGCATGGTTGTGAAGGTCAAGGTCTTACTGAAGATCAATGCATCAACTATGCAGTAGAGATTGACGAGAAAGTGCGCAAAGCGGTGGCAGAGTTTTCAATCAACCCATCAGAGATTGAAAACCAGATCAATCTAGAGGTGCTTCCGTTACTGTTTGCCGATTTAGGGGTCGATAAAGCGCAAGTCATTGCCGAAGAAGTGGTGCAAATCACTCGCTTAGGTTTAGCAGGTCACCATTAATGGCATCAACAGTCTCTGACGAACGTAACAAAGAGGAATACAGCTTCATCTATGGCGATGAGGCTGTGAGCTATGAGGTGCTGCGTAAGCCTATCAAACAAGGAAAGAAGCGAAGCATTACCATCAAGGTGCAACCCAACTGTGATGTCACGGTTAGTACCCCAGAAGACGCTGAGCTTGAGGACATTCACCAAGCGGTAATGAAGCGTGCCAAGTGGGTTTATGATGCGCTTAAAGAGTTCAGAGGCCACCTAGAATACGTACAACCTAAGCAGTACGTCAGCGGTGAAATGCAGTTCTACCTTGGTCGTCGTTATGTGCTGAAGGTAGTAGAAGATGGGGATGCCTTGCCAACGGTAAAAATGACACGCGGTAAGTTACTTGTCACCCTGACCAGGTTCAACGATGACAAAACTGCCATGGTTAGAGCGCTAGTAAAGAACTGGTACAAGGTTCGCGCTGAGCGGGTGTTCCATGAACGTCTATCGGAGTTACTGCCCCAAGCTAAATGGGTTGACGGCATCCCCAGCTTTCGGGTTCTGCCTATGACAAAACAATGGGGAAGCTGCTCAGCCAAAGGGAACTTAATGCTCAATCCACACCTCATCAAAGCGCCAAAAGAGTGCATTGATTATGTGATTTTACATGAGCTTTGCCACATCGCCGAGCATAACCACAGCGAGCAGTTCTGGCGTTTGCTGACCAGCGTGATGCCGAATTGGAAAGAAGTGAAGGCCCGTTTAGATGGGATGGCTGAGTTGTATTTGAATGAATAAGGACTGCTGAAATGAGATGTCCAACTTGTGAAAAGCATATTGGCTGGGACTGGCTAGAAGACGAATGCATCGAGCCAAACGAAGCCTTTGATTGTCCGCATTGCGATGAAACCCTACGTTATGAAGTAGATGAAGGCACATACCTTGGTGCGCAGCATGTAACGATTGAAGTTGTGGATGATTAGGAGATAATGACCATTATTCAATGGTGAGTATGTATTCGCCTCCAATGGCGATTTATGCGGCGGCTTTCAGTGTAGGCATGCCAGCGTTGGATATTTGCTCTAAGTGATAATTGTCCAAAAATGAGCTTAAAAGCGATCAAACATTATTGTCTCCTGACACTCCAAATGATACCCGACACGGTCAAATGACTTGTCGGTTCAAAAAGTGAAGTTACCTTTTCGTTATTAATGCGAAAGGAGAAAGTATATGCTTCCAACGAAACTTAACGAGCAGAACCTAAAGAACAAAAAGCAGGTGGCAAAGCGAATTTCACAGCTGCTCTCTATTACTGAAAATCGTTTAGAACTACCTGATGGACACTGGACGAAAATCAGTAGCTCGATCGATATAAACAGTGGATTAACGTGGGCAAATTACTTTTCAATTAGTTTTGGTGACGATTTGGGTAAACACCGTTTTTCAGGTGAAATTCGACTTTTTACAAATGGTGAATCCAGCAAGCGAGGTTGTCGAGCAAAGGGAATGCTATTTATGCGTTGGGGAAAGAATGATAACTTCTGTTCAGAAGATCTATTGTTTAATCGTGAAGAGCGATTTGCCTATGAGAAAAGTTTGTCTGCAGTTTTAAGGTCGATGACGGCCCTCACAAACAAAGTGGTAAAAGAGCATGCTGAGAGCCATGGAACTCAAAACACAATAGCGTGAATTAGTATCTGGAAAACATATTGCTCCCTAGAAAAGAGCGATTCCTGAATGAGTTTTTGTACACTCTCTGGTTTTCATCTACATCTATGCACACCAAATCACCACACTGAGTCATAGCCGCAGTGATGTGGCTTTTGACGTGAAAAGGCTTATGCGCAACATCTAGCTGAAATGAGTAAAAGAGTTTATCGCGGACCCGCGTTGTCCTTATTTTTACAACTGTTCCTTCAATACTCTTTCTCATGCATGCAGCCCCTACAAACCAAGAACCCAATAGTTGCAATTCAATCAGTGTCATAAAAGCACCTTATCTAATTTCTGTTAGTTGATTCGAAAAATAGAATGAAAGCAGCATCTTAGAGCTCGCTAAATGCAACGAAATGTTTATGAACAGAGTCTCTATGTTGACGAACTTTCCCTGAATATTGAATTTCCAACGAAATTATGTCGAATTTGTGAGCAATCTAACTAAATACTTCTTGATAAAACAATACTTAGCTTCCCTTTCTATCAAAGTGCCTCTAAAATTACCCCGAGTCGTTAAAATAGCACCAAACGCCAAAAAATACATTTCGGCATAGTTTAAGGGATAGGC harbors:
- a CDS encoding M48 family metallopeptidase; amino-acid sequence: MASTVSDERNKEEYSFIYGDEAVSYEVLRKPIKQGKKRSITIKVQPNCDVTVSTPEDAELEDIHQAVMKRAKWVYDALKEFRGHLEYVQPKQYVSGEMQFYLGRRYVLKVVEDGDALPTVKMTRGKLLVTLTRFNDDKTAMVRALVKNWYKVRAERVFHERLSELLPQAKWVDGIPSFRVLPMTKQWGSCSAKGNLMLNPHLIKAPKECIDYVILHELCHIAEHNHSEQFWRLLTSVMPNWKEVKARLDGMAELYLNE